A window of the Brassica oleracea var. oleracea cultivar TO1000 chromosome C1, BOL, whole genome shotgun sequence genome harbors these coding sequences:
- the LOC106336673 gene encoding uncharacterized protein LOC106336673, producing MSLNAMFNAPARISHPHLHPDKLNGALWFSIDPSVNAFIRATWQAYYMGPWKSWRSVPDERRDSWWQTFVQNFYWEQQFNDLVYALWKKETWTSIGERISTKKRKNKQPKYINENDWTTLIKYWATEPAKKKSKDAAKSRKSDPLGKGVYKHNAGPVGFARIEYNMTVETGEPPSYTDLVRRTHTKKDGTFGDYRAEELITQAKMEATQVSNTNSDGSPQSPSATSAPSRILLNQAYLKNAKGKRGHVYGLGSAQYREHAPSARVPASLARNLELELRVSGLKTSLQSVTADVSAVKADVGAVKEDVATMKEGFAATRAEITELIQSLRPQANPQQQPPSTQAQDPSTQA from the exons ATGTCTCTCAATGCCATGTTCAATGCTCCTGCTAGGATATCCCATCCACACCTCCATCCTGATAAGCTCAATGGAGCTTTATG GTTCTCTATTGACCCATCAGTGAATGCTTTCATCCGTGCAACATGGCAAGCATACTACATGGGACCTTGGAAGAGTTGGAGGTCTGTCCCTGACGAAAGGAGGGATTCATGGTGGCAGACGTTTGTG CAAAATTTCTACTGGGAGCAACAGTTTAATGACTTGGTCTATGCTCTCTGGAAGAAGGAAACATGGACTTCGATTGGTGAACGGATTAGCACCAAGAAGAGGAAAAACAAGCAGCCAAAGTACATCAATGAGAATGACTGGACGACCCTTATAAAGTATTGGGCGACAGAACCAGCCAAGAAGAAGAGCAAAGACGCTGCTAAAAGCCGCAAGTCTGACCCTCTGGGTAAAGGGGTATACAAGCACAATGCAGGACCGGTTGGTTTTGCAAGAATTGAATACAACATG ACGGTTGAGACTGGTGAACCTCCATCCTACACAGACCTTGTCAGGAGGACACACACGAAAAAGGATGGGACTTTTGGGGACTATCGTGCGGAAGAACTGATAACTCAAGCTAAGATGGAAGCTACTCAGGTCTCTAACACTAACAGTGATGGATCACCACAAAGTCCATCAGCAACCTCAGCTCCTTCTCGCATCTTGTTAAACCAAGCTTATCTGAAA AATGCTAAAGGTAAGAGGGGGCATGTCTACGGACTCGGCAGTGCCCAGTATAGGGAACATGCGCCATCTGCAAGAGTCCCTGCTTCTCTGGCCCGCAACTTGGAGCTGGAGTTGCGTGTGAGTGGACTAAAGACAAGCTTGCAAAGTGTGACTGCTGATGTAAGTGCAGTGAAGGCTGATGTAGGTGCTGTGAAGGAGGATGTGGCAACAATGAAGGAGGGCTTCGCAGCAACAAGGGCTGAAATAACTGAGCTCATCCAATCACTTCGACCCCAAGCTAACCCTCAGCAACAACCCCCTTCTACTCAGGCTCAAGACCCTTCGACTCAGGCTTAG